In Pseudomonadota bacterium, the genomic window CAGAACGCCGCGGACAGCGGCTCGACCGATGTCGTGGAAACCACGATTGAGCCGATCGAGGACGATAAACCCGCAACCGACGGCGCGGAAGACACCGATCTGCCCGAAGTGCCCGAGACCAAAGGGGCCGAGGAACGGCCCGATATCGGACCGGATCCGAAACGCGAAGATATGTCCGAAGGCGCCAAAGGCGCGGATGAGCCGGCGACGGATAAGAGCACATCCAAGCCGGGAGAAGATGCGCCCGGCGCGCCGCCGGATGGCAAGAAAACGGCGCCGTCCGATCCTGAGCCGGCGCAGCCCACGGCAACCCCGGCGCCCGAGAAGCCGAGCGGCCCGGACGCAGCGCGTCCCAACGCTCCGGTCAAGGGCGAGGTGAAGCCTGCCCCGGAGCCTGCGACGCCCGCGGAAAAGCCCGGAGAAAAAGCGGGGGAGAAGAGCCCGGCGGAGAAGAGCCGCTGATGCGCTCGGGTAGTGTCTCAGTTTGAATTTCGGCTATCGGCCCGGAGGAGATGACGCAGTTAATTGTGGGGACGTTGGTTAAATAGGCATCATTTGCCATACCTGTCCCAATGCTCTCGAAAAAGGGACTGCGCGTTGATCAGGCGTGCGGCGATCGGGCGTGAGACCCAGGTCAGGTTGATGAGGTGCCTGGTGTTCACGTTCTCGGTCGTGATGTTGCCGCCCCAAGTCCCGCAGCTCAGGCTCAAGGTATAAGGCAAACCGTTTCGCGGACTGCCGGCACCCTCGTTGAGGCTCTGATTCACCAGTACCCGCCCGGTCTTGGTCCCGAGACCGAGGGCCATCACGTGCGCATCGGAGCGGGTATGGATGCCGCAGGTATGACCGCGTCCTTGGTATAGGGTGATGGCGTTGACGAGCTTGACTGCGTTCTCGATACCGCTGTCGTAGCGGTACAGAGCGAGTACGACCGAGAGTTTTTCGCCGGAGAGAGGGTGATCGGGACCCACGCCGTCCTCCTCGACGACTAGGAATCGACGATCGCCCGGCACCGAAATCCCCGCCATTTCCGCGATGTGGCTCGCCGATTTCGCGATCACCGCGACGGCGGGAACGGGCGCACCGGCTTGCGGCCACATGAGCTCCTGCAGCCGCGCCTTTTCGTCTGCGTTACACACGTAGGCACCCTGAGCCACCAGTGCCGTAACGAGTTCTCGGTAAATATCCGCCGCGGCAACGACTGCATTGTCAGCCAGGCAACTGGTCGCATAGTCGAAAGTCTTGGCGGTCGCGATGGCCTTTGCAGCGTCGTCGATGTCTGCCGTTTCGTCGACCACGTGCACTGAGTTACCGACACCGACTCCGTAGGCGGGGGTCCCCGAGCTGTAAGCGGCCTTGACCATGCCTTCCCCTCCGGTCGCCACAATCAGGTCGGCTAGCCGCATCAGCTCTTGGGTCTTGGGAAGCGAAGGCTTGTCGATGAGCTGGACGAGATCTTCCGGTGCGCCGACTTGTGCGCAGGCCTCGCGCATGTACTGCACCGCGAGCGCTGTGGTCTGTTGGGTGCGCGGGTGGGCGGCGATGACGATGGCGTTACGGCCCTTGAGGGCCAGCAAGGTCTTGAGCGGTGGCGTCGCATCGGGCCCGGTGGTTGGGATGAGGGCCGCGACGACGCCGACGGGCTTGGCGATCTTGATCAAGCCCTTTTCCGGAATTTCTTCGACAACGCCGACCGTCTTCACGTCGGAGATATCGGCGAGTGTTCCCATGATGCGGTTGCGGATCTTGGTCACTTTATCGGTATAGTTGCCGAACCCGCCCTCATCGACCGCAAGCTTCGCCAGGGTCTCGGCCCGATCCTGACGGACCACCGACCAGGCGACCGCCGTGGTCAGCCGGTCGACCTCCGCTTGCGAATAATCCTCAATGGCTTCCTGGGCCCGCCTGGCCCGCTTGACTGTGTGGCTAATCTCGCCAGCTGCATCCAGAGTGCCCATTGTGTTGGCTCCCATTCGTGGTCCGCAAAAAATCCCATCGCCCTCGAACAGATCTCAAGTCGGGCTACTTTAAGCCCAAAGGGGTCGATAACGCCACTTGCGACGAACCCAGCAGGGAGTTTGGATTGCCCGATGAAGTACAGTAAGCGTAGTCCCTTTCTACGACAGTCCACCACAACAACAATTTTCCGGTTGAGGAAGGAGAAAAAATGGACCCGAGTAAAGACAGCCATCAAACAAGAGAGCGGCTTAGCGCCGAATCGCGCCAGCCTATACGGTTCGCTGGCGCGACACTCGGTGACCACTGCCATATATGTGCCTTCTTTCATGGCCTCGATGAAGAATATCCGGTACTTTTTCCTTTCATCAAGGAGGGCCTCGAGCGCGGGGAGAAAGCTTTCCACGTGGTTGACCCCAAACTGCGCGAGGAACACAATAAAACTCACCGAGCGCGCAGAGACTCATTTAGGAGGAGGAAAACATGAAAGTACGCGGCAAAGAATTACTCATCCCGACCAGCATGGTCGGCAACTATCCCAACCCAAGATGGTGGGACGCCGAGTTCGCGAGGGACTTTACCGGCGACCAGGAACCCCCCGATGCCCTGATGCGCGAGACGTTGGAAGACGCTGTGGCGGCCATCGCCCGAGACCAGGAGAACGCGGGCCTCGATATCATCGCCGACGGGCGCGTTCACGGCGACAACTATGCGGAACAGGCGGTTTATTACTACTACCGCCGCTTGGGATATAACCTCAAGGGCAGTTACCTCGGCTTTCCGATTTACAGCCGCCTGCACGCCGGGACCTT contains:
- a CDS encoding MEDS domain-containing protein; this encodes MDPSKDSHQTRERLSAESRQPIRFAGATLGDHCHICAFFHGLDEEYPVLFPFIKEGLERGEKAFHVVDPKLREEHNKTHRARRDSFRRRKT
- a CDS encoding aldehyde dehydrogenase family protein, which encodes MGTLDAAGEISHTVKRARRAQEAIEDYSQAEVDRLTTAVAWSVVRQDRAETLAKLAVDEGGFGNYTDKVTKIRNRIMGTLADISDVKTVGVVEEIPEKGLIKIAKPVGVVAALIPTTGPDATPPLKTLLALKGRNAIVIAAHPRTQQTTALAVQYMREACAQVGAPEDLVQLIDKPSLPKTQELMRLADLIVATGGEGMVKAAYSSGTPAYGVGVGNSVHVVDETADIDDAAKAIATAKTFDYATSCLADNAVVAAADIYRELVTALVAQGAYVCNADEKARLQELMWPQAGAPVPAVAVIAKSASHIAEMAGISVPGDRRFLVVEEDGVGPDHPLSGEKLSVVLALYRYDSGIENAVKLVNAITLYQGRGHTCGIHTRSDAHVMALGLGTKTGRVLVNQSLNEGAGSPRNGLPYTLSLSCGTWGGNITTENVNTRHLINLTWVSRPIAARLINAQSLFREHWDRYGK